A region from the Sandaracinus amylolyticus genome encodes:
- a CDS encoding NAD(P)/FAD-dependent oxidoreductase, translated as MAEKIDANVVILGAGPAGTAAAAHLGTLGVRNVVLVDKHDFPRDKTCGSGVSPKGIETLKQLGVWHEVEPHGYWIKGIRIVTPGGYDSTQSAGDVGAAIVCQRRVLDHVLLKKAVARGTRFVPDFHVTEAIEENGRVVGIRAADGREVRAKYTLVAGGSHCRVGLPEQRPRKVIQAIMGWWDDVPFKAHHVEMIFDRMVEPYYGWLFPEGERRVNIGITYEDGENGEKKNARQLFTEFLDKHYRERLKGATQIGGWKGHPVVWSLEIEKLTAPGRVVIGEAGLMTHPATAEGIYQGMRSGMLGAEAVADVLNGRLSEKDAMRDYERACRATFQLSFWGGGVFRRIVRTDALDWMVKLGDTPMVQSAAARLMAQM; from the coding sequence AGAAGATCGACGCGAACGTCGTCATCCTCGGCGCGGGCCCTGCGGGCACCGCGGCGGCCGCGCACCTCGGCACGCTCGGCGTGCGCAACGTGGTGCTCGTCGACAAGCACGACTTCCCGCGCGACAAGACGTGCGGCAGCGGTGTCTCGCCGAAGGGCATCGAGACGCTGAAGCAGCTCGGCGTGTGGCACGAGGTCGAGCCGCACGGCTACTGGATCAAGGGCATCCGCATCGTCACGCCGGGCGGCTACGACAGCACGCAGTCGGCGGGCGACGTCGGCGCCGCGATCGTGTGTCAGCGCCGCGTGCTCGATCACGTGCTGCTGAAGAAGGCCGTCGCGCGCGGCACGCGCTTCGTGCCCGACTTCCACGTCACCGAGGCGATCGAGGAGAACGGCCGCGTGGTCGGCATCCGCGCCGCGGACGGCCGCGAGGTGCGCGCGAAGTACACGCTCGTCGCGGGTGGATCGCACTGCCGCGTCGGCCTCCCCGAGCAGCGCCCGCGCAAGGTCATCCAGGCGATCATGGGGTGGTGGGACGACGTCCCGTTCAAGGCCCATCACGTCGAGATGATCTTCGATCGGATGGTGGAGCCCTACTACGGCTGGCTCTTCCCCGAGGGTGAGCGCCGCGTGAACATCGGCATCACCTACGAGGACGGAGAGAACGGCGAGAAGAAGAACGCGCGGCAGCTCTTCACCGAGTTCCTCGACAAGCACTATCGAGAGCGCCTGAAGGGTGCGACGCAGATCGGCGGCTGGAAGGGCCATCCGGTCGTGTGGTCGCTCGAGATCGAGAAGCTCACGGCGCCGGGGCGCGTGGTGATCGGCGAGGCCGGTCTGATGACGCACCCGGCGACGGCCGAGGGCATCTATCAGGGCATGCGCTCGGGCATGCTCGGCGCGGAAGCGGTCGCGGACGTGCTCAATGGGCGCCTGTCCGAGAAGGACGCGATGCGCGACTACGAGCGTGCCTGTCGCGCGACCTTCCAACTCTCGTTCTGGGGCGGCGGTGTGTTCCGCAGGATCGTGCGGACCGACGCGCTCGACTGGATGGTCAAGCTCGGCGACACGCCGATGGTGCAGTCGGCCGCTGCGCGCCTGATGGCGCAGATGTGA